One Lachnospiraceae bacterium C1.1 genomic region harbors:
- a CDS encoding bifunctional adenosylcobinamide kinase/adenosylcobinamide-phosphate guanylyltransferase has translation MFYLVCGGSGSGKSEYAEKIAVELHKNSANDPFIYIATMMAADEEAKKKIMRHREMRKNKGFKTIEAYLNLKETDIPDNCTILLDCLSNLLANEMFASNGSGENAVEEIRNGIDHLLDKAENLVIVSNDIFSDGNIYDEMTRKYISNMGKINQCLAEKADKVLELVCGIPIYHK, from the coding sequence ATGTTTTATCTTGTTTGCGGTGGAAGTGGAAGCGGAAAATCGGAATATGCGGAAAAAATTGCAGTTGAGTTACATAAAAACAGCGCAAATGATCCGTTTATATATATAGCTACAATGATGGCAGCTGATGAAGAGGCCAAGAAAAAAATCATGCGGCATCGTGAAATGCGAAAAAACAAAGGCTTTAAGACTATTGAAGCTTATTTGAATTTAAAAGAAACGGATATTCCGGATAATTGCACGATTCTTCTGGATTGTCTGTCTAATCTCCTGGCAAATGAAATGTTCGCCTCAAATGGATCAGGTGAAAATGCTGTTGAAGAGATCAGAAATGGCATAGATCACTTATTGGACAAAGCTGAAAATCTTGTAATTGTTTCAAATGACATTTTTTCAGATGGAAATATTTACGATGAAATGACAAGAAAATACATATCCAATATGGGGAAAATCAATCAATGCCTGGCTGAAAAGGCTGATAAAGTGCTTGAGCTGGTATGCGGAATCCCGATATATCATAAATAA
- a CDS encoding flavodoxin — protein MAKTLIAFFSRADENYFGGAMRYVKIGNTEIVAGIMKELTGADTFKIEMKDPYSPVYMTCIDEAKKDKQDNARPELTGYLDSIDEYDTIVLGYPNYWGTFPMAVATFLERYDFTGKTILPLCTNEGSGMGSSESDIKKSAKGATVKNGLAITGSKAADSKDAVKNWFAANGLI, from the coding sequence ATGGCTAAAACACTGATAGCATTCTTTTCAAGAGCAGATGAGAACTATTTTGGCGGAGCAATGAGATACGTAAAGATCGGGAACACCGAGATCGTAGCAGGGATCATGAAGGAGCTGACAGGTGCGGATACATTTAAGATCGAGATGAAGGATCCTTATTCACCGGTTTACATGACCTGTATCGATGAAGCGAAAAAGGACAAACAGGATAATGCAAGACCCGAGCTTACCGGATACTTAGACAGTATCGATGAGTATGACACAATCGTTCTTGGTTACCCGAACTACTGGGGGACTTTCCCGATGGCAGTCGCAACTTTCCTGGAAAGATATGATTTCACCGGAAAGACCATCCTTCCACTTTGCACCAATGAAGGAAGCGGAATGGGATCCAGTGAGAGTGATATTAAAAAGTCTGCCAAAGGAGCAACAGTAAAGAACGGACTTGCGATCACCGGTTCTAAAGCGGCAGATTCCAAGGATGCGGTAAAGAATTGGTTTGCAGCTAACGGTTTGATCTAA
- a CDS encoding DUF5688 family protein, with protein MIKRIVDVCMTVLLLCLMAYQVTGEALHEWIGIGMTVLVIIHQILNRKWYGAIFKEKYNPYRIVTTVVNKALLLAFALTAFCGMSMSGHAVPFLYEDEKIYVATVPDKVHGAGVLAYQDFMEQAAERAGGDFYILPSSLHEVLIVPDNGEMGLKDLEAMVKEVNATHVAPADKLTDSVYHYDSQAKIFELGEKFVAL; from the coding sequence ATGATAAAAAGAATAGTGGATGTCTGTATGACCGTCCTCTTATTATGTCTGATGGCATATCAGGTGACAGGTGAAGCATTACACGAGTGGATCGGGATAGGAATGACTGTGCTTGTCATCATCCATCAGATCCTTAATCGAAAATGGTATGGTGCGATTTTTAAGGAAAAATACAACCCATACCGGATAGTAACGACTGTAGTGAACAAAGCACTTCTTCTAGCCTTCGCACTTACAGCTTTCTGTGGAATGTCAATGAGTGGACATGCGGTGCCTTTCCTCTATGAAGACGAGAAGATCTACGTGGCAACGGTACCTGACAAGGTACACGGTGCCGGAGTTCTTGCTTACCAGGATTTCATGGAACAGGCGGCTGAAAGAGCCGGTGGTGATTTCTACATCTTACCTTCAAGTCTGCATGAGGTCCTCATCGTTCCTGATAACGGGGAGATGGGGCTTAAGGATCTTGAGGCGATGGTTAAGGAAGTCAATGCAACTCATGTTGCTCCTGCGGATAAGCTTACTGACAGCGTTTACCACTATGACAGTCAGGCAAAGATCTTCGAGCTTGGTGAAAAGTTCGTAGCACTATGA
- a CDS encoding aldo/keto reductase — translation MLRDIEVSEVGMGCMAFSHGYGRIPEEKYSIEAIRNAYENGCTFFDTAEVYSPNLSGIGHNELIVGKALKGFREEVVLATKLMLHGLGFGGRL, via the coding sequence ATGTTAAGGGATATCGAGGTATCGGAAGTGGGAATGGGCTGCATGGCATTTTCCCATGGATACGGAAGAATCCCGGAAGAAAAATACAGTATAGAGGCAATCAGAAATGCCTATGAGAATGGATGTACCTTCTTCGACACAGCTGAAGTGTACAGCCCGAACCTTTCAGGGATTGGTCATAACGAATTGATCGTAGGCAAGGCATTAAAGGGATTTCGCGAAGAGGTGGTCCTCGCTACAAAGCTGATGCTTCACGGCCTTGGGTTCGGGGGGCGTCTATAA
- the dhaK gene encoding dihydroxyacetone kinase subunit DhaK, with the protein MKKLINGVDNIVDEMLEGMTMAYPQYIKRLEGFDVVVRAGGSKGKVALVSGGGSGHEPAHGGYVGKGMLDAAIAGAVFTSPTPDQVFEAIKAADGGKGVLLVIKNYTGDVMNFEMAADMARDEGIEVEQVITADDVAVENSTWTTGRRGIAGTIFVHKLAGACAEAGGNLAEVKAVAEKVIANVRSMGMAVNACTVPAAGRPSFDLAEDEIEIGIGIHGEPGVNREKIGPVNDIADKLLNKILEEGIYNSGDEVAVMINGMGGTPLMELFVANKHVKEELEKKNIKIYKTLVGNYMTSLDMEGFSITLLKLDDDLKKYLDAPADTPAFVQV; encoded by the coding sequence ATGAAAAAACTGATCAATGGGGTAGATAATATTGTAGATGAGATGCTTGAAGGCATGACTATGGCATATCCGCAATATATTAAGAGACTGGAAGGCTTTGATGTGGTCGTAAGAGCCGGAGGTTCGAAAGGAAAGGTTGCACTTGTTTCAGGTGGTGGAAGTGGTCATGAACCGGCTCATGGCGGATATGTCGGAAAAGGAATGCTGGATGCAGCAATCGCCGGTGCAGTGTTTACTTCACCTACTCCGGATCAGGTTTTTGAAGCTATCAAGGCTGCTGATGGTGGAAAAGGTGTACTTCTTGTAATAAAAAATTATACAGGCGATGTAATGAATTTTGAGATGGCTGCTGATATGGCCAGAGATGAAGGGATTGAAGTTGAACAGGTGATAACTGCCGATGATGTTGCTGTTGAAAACAGTACATGGACAACCGGACGAAGAGGAATTGCCGGCACGATATTTGTTCATAAACTTGCAGGTGCCTGCGCAGAGGCAGGTGGTAACCTTGCAGAGGTAAAGGCAGTGGCTGAGAAAGTTATTGCCAATGTTCGTTCTATGGGTATGGCTGTTAATGCCTGCACTGTACCCGCTGCAGGCAGACCAAGCTTTGACCTTGCTGAGGATGAAATTGAGATTGGAATAGGTATACATGGTGAACCGGGTGTTAACAGAGAGAAGATCGGTCCTGTAAATGATATCGCTGATAAGCTGCTCAATAAGATTCTTGAAGAGGGTATTTATAATTCAGGTGATGAAGTTGCAGTTATGATCAATGGTATGGGCGGAACACCACTGATGGAGCTCTTTGTTGCAAATAAACATGTAAAAGAAGAACTTGAAAAGAAAAATATAAAGATTTACAAAACGCTTGTAGGAAATTATATGACATCTCTTGATATGGAGGGCTTTTCAATAACTCTCTTAAAGTTGGATGATGATCTTAAGAAATATCTCGACGCTCCGGCTGATACGCCTGCATTTGTTCAGGTGTGA
- a CDS encoding DUF1848 family protein: MDLLKDYGQYWFVTITPYGKDIEPGVPDKHKIIEDFKLLSNKVGINCIGWRYDPIFINDRYTVDYHLKAFESIASSLKGYVQTVVISFIDLYEKVKRNFPEVRSVSGQDMIFLGKKIIKIASSYGMTVKPCGEGQFLAEYGADCRGCMTIEAYEKAIGKKLIVPYKKPSRKECACYLSGDIGAYDSCGHLCRYCYANNDIDAVKRNMKMHDPDSPFLIGDYEEGDIIHDVKMESYIDNQISLFDIWKEL; this comes from the coding sequence ATGGATCTGCTTAAGGATTATGGACAATATTGGTTTGTAACTATCACGCCTTATGGAAAGGATATAGAACCCGGAGTTCCTGATAAGCACAAGATCATAGAGGATTTTAAGCTTCTTTCCAATAAAGTAGGGATTAATTGCATAGGCTGGAGATACGATCCGATCTTTATTAATGACAGATATACTGTAGATTACCATTTAAAAGCCTTTGAATCTATCGCATCATCGCTTAAAGGATATGTTCAGACAGTTGTTATCAGTTTTATTGATCTATACGAAAAAGTTAAAAGAAATTTTCCGGAAGTCCGTTCCGTATCAGGTCAGGATATGATCTTTTTAGGAAAGAAGATCATTAAGATTGCATCTTCATATGGAATGACGGTCAAACCTTGCGGAGAGGGACAGTTTTTAGCAGAATATGGAGCAGACTGCAGAGGCTGTATGACAATTGAGGCGTATGAGAAGGCTATTGGCAAAAAGCTGATCGTTCCCTATAAAAAGCCAAGTAGAAAAGAATGTGCCTGCTATCTTTCGGGAGATATCGGAGCTTATGACAGTTGTGGACACTTATGCAGATACTGTTATGCAAATAATGATATAGATGCAGTAAAGAGAAATATGAAAATGCATGATCCTGATTCACCTTTTTTGATCGGAGATTATGAAGAGGGAGATATCATACATGATGTCAAAATGGAGTCATATATAGATAATCAGATTAGTTTATTTGATATCTGGAAGGAATTATAA
- a CDS encoding ATP-binding protein: MYPREQYLKEIISKKDNGRIKIITGLRRSGKSVLLFQLYREWLLGEGVKEDQIIALALDILENARYRNPLELDKYVRDHMVDPKKRYYIFIDEIQFVSEIQNPYVDNEDAKITFIDVILGFMHMDNADVYVTGSNSKMLSSDILTQFRDRGDEIRVYPLSFAEFYNEYEGDKRGAWQDYYTYGGMPLATSLESHEEKSRYLKDLFDRTYIKDVLERHEIKNDTEVLDILLDVLASGIGSLTNPSKLANTFKSERQIGIGSETIEKYIGYFEESFLIEKAVRYDVKGRKYIRTPAKYYYTDLGLRNARLGFRQLEETHIMENILYNDLIRRGMNVDVGVVEYNTKDADGKKIRKQLEVDFVVNQGGKRFYIQSALSIADPDKKEQEIESLKRIPDSFSKMVVVRDYLKPWQDENGITYVGIEQFLLNEELLK, from the coding sequence ATGTATCCGAGGGAACAGTATTTGAAAGAGATCATCTCAAAGAAAGATAACGGACGTATTAAGATCATTACGGGACTGCGCAGAAGCGGCAAATCGGTACTATTGTTTCAGCTGTATCGAGAATGGCTTCTGGGAGAAGGGGTGAAGGAAGACCAGATCATCGCTTTGGCTTTGGACATATTGGAAAATGCCAGATATCGTAATCCTTTGGAATTGGATAAGTATGTTCGTGATCATATGGTCGATCCTAAGAAGAGGTATTACATTTTCATTGATGAGATCCAGTTTGTATCCGAGATTCAAAATCCTTACGTGGATAATGAGGACGCCAAGATAACGTTTATCGATGTTATTCTCGGATTCATGCATATGGATAATGCCGATGTGTATGTAACCGGCAGTAATTCCAAAATGTTGTCTTCGGATATATTGACTCAGTTTAGAGATCGGGGTGATGAGATCCGGGTATATCCGTTGTCATTTGCGGAATTTTATAACGAATATGAAGGGGATAAGAGAGGAGCCTGGCAGGATTATTACACTTATGGCGGAATGCCGCTTGCAACTTCACTTGAATCACACGAGGAGAAAAGCAGGTATTTAAAGGATCTCTTCGACCGGACTTATATAAAAGACGTACTTGAAAGACATGAAATCAAGAATGATACAGAGGTGCTGGATATATTGCTTGATGTCCTTGCATCGGGGATCGGATCACTTACCAATCCAAGCAAGCTGGCCAATACGTTTAAAAGTGAACGGCAGATTGGCATAGGCTCTGAGACGATTGAAAAATATATCGGATATTTTGAGGAGTCATTCCTTATAGAGAAGGCTGTACGTTATGATGTAAAAGGCAGAAAGTATATCAGAACTCCCGCTAAATACTATTACACCGATCTTGGGCTTCGCAATGCAAGGCTCGGGTTTAGGCAACTGGAAGAGACTCACATCATGGAAAATATATTGTACAATGATCTCATCCGGAGAGGAATGAATGTTGATGTGGGTGTGGTGGAATACAATACGAAAGATGCTGACGGTAAGAAGATCCGAAAGCAGCTGGAGGTGGATTTCGTCGTAAACCAAGGCGGCAAGCGGTTTTATATCCAATCTGCCTTATCTATAGCCGACCCGGACAAAAAGGAGCAGGAGATTGAATCATTGAAAAGGATACCTGATTCCTTCAGCAAGATGGTTGTAGTTCGGGATTATCTTAAACCGTGGCAGGATGAAAACGGGATCACATATGTAGGAATAGAACAATTTCTTCTGAATGAAGAACTTTTGAAATGA
- a CDS encoding MazG nucleotide pyrophosphohydrolase domain-containing protein, which yields MTEIERLKTIVEKLRSENGCSWDKVQTHTSLKGACIEEAAEVIGGINILEKTGDFVNLREELGDLLLQVMLHAVIAEEEGLFNFDDVAKTVSDKMVRRHPHVFSGVKYDSEAELHDSWKAIKKEEKAGREWEEAYLEDAMNEASELIEKAKIRKGFKN from the coding sequence ATGACAGAAATTGAAAGACTTAAAACAATTGTTGAAAAGCTCAGAAGTGAAAACGGATGCAGCTGGGATAAAGTGCAGACTCATACAAGTCTCAAAGGTGCATGCATAGAAGAAGCTGCGGAAGTTATCGGCGGGATCAATATACTTGAAAAGACAGGCGACTTTGTAAATTTAAGGGAAGAACTGGGAGATTTACTTCTTCAAGTAATGTTACATGCAGTAATTGCAGAGGAAGAAGGTCTTTTTAATTTTGATGATGTTGCAAAAACAGTCAGTGATAAAATGGTCAGGAGACACCCTCATGTTTTCTCCGGAGTAAAATATGACTCTGAAGCAGAATTGCATGATTCATGGAAAGCAATAAAGAAAGAAGAAAAAGCCGGACGTGAATGGGAAGAGGCTTATTTAGAAGATGCAATGAATGAAGCATCCGAGCTTATTGAAAAGGCAAAAATACGCAAGGGATTTAAGAATTAA
- the dhaL gene encoding dihydroxyacetone kinase subunit DhaL, with translation MATRVYDCLKCIGERIIDNKDFLTELDREIGDADHGVNMAKGFQAVIEKVPQDEEDIGAVLKKTGMTLLSTVGGASGPLYGTAHLEIAKVLAGKKTIDGDDGKLIFEAAIAGIQKRGKAVKGEKTMLDALIPAYDTYCEKISEGKDLIAALDAACDAAKEGVEFTKTIAATKGRASYLGDRSIGHQDPGATSFTIILEAIRDFLKG, from the coding sequence ATGGCAACCAGGGTTTATGACTGTTTGAAATGCATTGGGGAAAGAATTATTGATAATAAAGATTTTTTAACTGAGCTGGATAGGGAAATTGGAGATGCAGATCACGGTGTCAATATGGCAAAGGGCTTTCAGGCGGTGATTGAAAAAGTTCCGCAGGATGAAGAAGATATTGGCGCTGTCCTTAAGAAAACAGGAATGACTCTTTTATCAACAGTTGGGGGAGCTTCCGGTCCATTATACGGCACAGCTCACCTGGAAATTGCCAAGGTGCTCGCAGGTAAAAAGACGATTGACGGCGATGACGGTAAACTCATATTTGAAGCTGCCATTGCCGGCATACAGAAGAGGGGGAAAGCAGTAAAGGGAGAAAAGACAATGCTTGATGCCCTTATTCCTGCCTATGATACTTATTGTGAGAAGATCAGTGAAGGAAAGGATCTGATCGCAGCTTTGGATGCTGCCTGTGACGCAGCCAAAGAAGGTGTTGAATTTACAAAGACCATTGCAGCAACAAAGGGACGTGCAAGTTATCTGGGTGACAGGAGCATAGGACATCAGGATCCGGGTGCTACATCATTTACGATAATACTTGAAGCTATAAGAGATTTCTTAAAGGGGTAA
- a CDS encoding DapH/DapD/GlmU-related protein — MDYEKGYVFNLMEQGGPTDVREPYFREAVDEMMRARVLCARANARMPDDPTYVEDLEELFGRKLDDVRILTPFICDFGNRVKFGKGVFINHSAILSASGGIEFEDGSMAAPGLRIATINHDMNERHAIYTYGKVTVRKNAWIGMNVTICPGVTIGEYAVVAAGAVVTKDVPDYAVVGGVPAKVIRMQDPSEQRE, encoded by the coding sequence ATGGATTACGAAAAGGGATATGTTTTTAATCTGATGGAACAGGGCGGACCTACTGATGTGAGGGAGCCGTATTTTAGGGAAGCTGTAGATGAAATGATGAGAGCAAGAGTACTCTGTGCCAGGGCAAATGCAAGGATGCCGGATGATCCTACTTATGTGGAAGATCTGGAAGAACTCTTCGGGAGAAAACTTGATGATGTGAGGATCCTGACACCTTTCATCTGTGATTTCGGAAACAGGGTGAAATTTGGTAAGGGCGTTTTCATAAATCATTCAGCGATACTGTCAGCATCCGGCGGTATTGAATTTGAAGATGGATCCATGGCAGCCCCCGGGCTTCGGATCGCAACCATCAATCATGATATGAATGAACGTCATGCAATCTATACCTATGGAAAAGTAACAGTTAGAAAGAATGCCTGGATCGGGATGAACGTGACGATCTGCCCGGGCGTGACCATCGGAGAATATGCAGTTGTAGCTGCAGGTGCTGTAGTTACCAAGGATGTACCTGACTATGCCGTAGTCGGTGGCGTACCTGCCAAAGTGATCAGAATGCAGGATCCGTCTGAACAGAGGGAATGA
- the dhaM gene encoding dihydroxyacetone kinase phosphoryl donor subunit DhaM, with translation MVGIVIVSHSYKIAEGLKDLIDQVASGHNGIICAAGLEDKRIGTDSVMISEAVRKADDGDGVVILADLGSGIMSSETAIELLEGENIDVRIADAPLVEGAITAAITAVSGGNIDEVIQAAEETRTVEKINK, from the coding sequence ATGGTCGGAATAGTAATTGTTTCTCACAGTTATAAAATAGCTGAAGGACTTAAGGATCTTATTGATCAGGTAGCATCCGGTCACAACGGGATAATATGCGCAGCAGGACTCGAAGATAAGAGGATAGGCACTGATTCAGTAATGATCTCAGAAGCAGTAAGAAAAGCTGATGATGGAGATGGCGTAGTAATACTTGCAGACCTCGGAAGCGGCATAATGAGTTCTGAGACAGCCATTGAACTGCTTGAGGGAGAAAATATCGACGTTCGTATTGCAGATGCACCTTTGGTTGAGGGTGCAATTACGGCTGCTATTACCGCAGTTAGCGGAGGTAATATTGATGAGGTTATACAAGCCGCTGAAGAGACGCGGACTGTAGAAAAGATCAATAAATAA
- the cobI gene encoding precorrin-2 C(20)-methyltransferase, whose protein sequence is MTGKLYGVGTGPGDPELMTLKAIRIVRESDVIAIPVSNIEIIRKPLISNRQDANIKELLAGAKAYQIALPNIPEMKDKPVLAVPMPMIKDKAELKKIHDEGAQAIIELLKKGKNISFLTIGDPTVYSTYLYIHKRIEQMGYSAEIINGIPSFCSAASAFGIGLAENKDEIHIIPSSYGVENALQLSGTKILMKAGKKMSEIKNEIEKTEQKFYMIENCGMADEKKYTDISQIPNETSYFSLVILK, encoded by the coding sequence ATGACCGGAAAATTATATGGAGTCGGTACAGGTCCCGGCGATCCGGAACTTATGACATTAAAAGCAATTCGTATAGTCAGGGAATCTGACGTGATCGCAATACCGGTCTCAAATATAGAAATAATAAGAAAGCCTTTGATTTCTAATAGACAGGATGCAAATATAAAAGAATTGCTTGCAGGCGCAAAAGCATACCAGATCGCACTTCCAAACATTCCGGAAATGAAAGATAAGCCTGTTCTTGCAGTCCCAATGCCAATGATAAAGGATAAAGCTGAGCTAAAAAAAATTCATGATGAAGGGGCTCAGGCAATCATAGAACTGCTTAAAAAGGGTAAAAATATATCATTTCTGACTATTGGTGATCCAACAGTTTATTCTACATATCTTTATATTCATAAAAGAATTGAGCAAATGGGATATTCTGCAGAAATTATAAACGGAATACCTTCATTTTGTTCAGCAGCTTCTGCTTTTGGAATCGGTCTGGCAGAAAATAAAGATGAAATTCATATTATCCCGTCCTCATATGGGGTTGAGAATGCTTTGCAGTTATCCGGAACAAAAATCCTTATGAAAGCCGGGAAAAAAATGTCAGAAATAAAAAATGAAATAGAGAAGACAGAACAGAAATTTTATATGATAGAAAATTGCGGAATGGCTGATGAAAAGAAATATACTGATATTAGTCAGATTCCCAATGAAACAAGTTATTTTTCACTTGTTATCTTGAAATGA
- a CDS encoding LysR family transcriptional regulator → MTTKQIDYCIELARTLNFSRAAENAFVSQPTFSYQVKLLEDEIGFKIFERNGKGAALTPAGQQFVTYLSGMREDMKRAIEQGQNFSARYTDNITVSMMVRQAIYFLPEAIRIFEKEQPGVQVTPLFQYDNGVESFLKDESDVLFALIEQTKHIPGINVHKLFDSGIYLIVHKNDPLAKKNIITDEDIYGRTLMVGGGSPNALRSVQQKLISSGKIEYFNSPDHDSTLVNVASGKGICLAPGFLNDHSGQFAWIPYDSRECFHCVLCTHKTDSRESLAAFIQTLQKLYKDAVAFPL, encoded by the coding sequence ATGACCACCAAACAGATCGATTACTGTATAGAACTGGCGCGAACACTTAACTTCAGTCGCGCTGCAGAGAATGCCTTTGTAAGCCAGCCCACATTTTCCTATCAGGTAAAACTGCTGGAAGATGAGATCGGCTTTAAGATATTTGAAAGGAACGGCAAGGGAGCCGCACTCACTCCTGCCGGTCAGCAGTTCGTAACGTACCTTTCCGGTATGCGAGAGGATATGAAGAGAGCTATAGAACAGGGACAGAATTTCAGCGCCAGGTATACTGACAACATAACGGTTTCCATGATGGTCAGACAGGCTATATACTTCCTGCCTGAGGCGATCCGCATATTTGAAAAGGAGCAACCCGGTGTCCAGGTTACTCCTCTATTTCAGTACGATAACGGTGTGGAAAGTTTTTTAAAGGATGAGTCTGATGTCCTCTTTGCGCTCATCGAACAAACGAAACATATCCCGGGGATCAACGTCCACAAGCTTTTTGACTCCGGAATCTATCTTATTGTCCATAAAAACGATCCTCTGGCAAAAAAGAATATCATCACAGATGAAGATATCTACGGACGCACCCTCATGGTTGGAGGTGGCTCTCCGAACGCTTTACGTAGTGTCCAGCAGAAGCTCATCTCCTCCGGTAAGATCGAATATTTTAACAGTCCCGATCACGACTCTACTCTTGTGAATGTTGCATCCGGCAAAGGCATCTGCCTTGCTCCCGGATTCTTAAACGACCACAGCGGACAATTTGCGTGGATCCCTTATGACAGTAGGGAATGTTTTCACTGTGTTCTCTGCACCCACAAAACGGATAGTCGCGAGAGCCTTGCTGCATTTATACAAACACTTCAGAAGCTGTACAAAGATGCAGTGGCTTTTCCGCTTTAA
- a CDS encoding aldo/keto reductase — MEYVTLNNKLECPAVGIGTFMLSPADAENSVREALKMGYRLIDTANAYVNERAVGRGMKDSGVKRDEIFLSTKLWPSEYENPNAIDETLERLGVDYVDLLYIHQPAGNWLEGYRQLEKAYKEGKAKNIGISNFEGKYIEELETKWEIAPQFIQVEAHPYFTQKELRKILDKYDIKLMSWYPLGHGDKSLINEPVFAELGKKYGKSPAQIILRWHTQMGFVVIPGSKNVDHIKDNLNILDFKLTDEEMAKIAELDKNERYYHRTDEQLKQFAGWRPDFEKG, encoded by the coding sequence ATGGAATATGTAACACTTAATAATAAACTGGAATGTCCCGCAGTCGGGATCGGAACCTTTATGCTTTCGCCTGCCGATGCAGAGAACAGTGTAAGAGAAGCGCTTAAGATGGGATATCGCCTCATTGATACTGCCAATGCATATGTAAACGAGCGGGCCGTTGGAAGAGGCATGAAGGATAGCGGAGTAAAGAGAGATGAGATCTTTCTTTCCACCAAACTCTGGCCCAGTGAATATGAGAATCCGAATGCTATAGATGAGACTTTGGAGCGCCTTGGGGTTGACTACGTAGACCTTCTATATATCCATCAGCCTGCAGGCAACTGGCTTGAAGGATACAGACAGCTTGAGAAGGCTTATAAGGAAGGCAAGGCAAAGAACATCGGTATATCAAACTTTGAAGGGAAGTACATCGAGGAACTGGAGACGAAGTGGGAGATCGCACCGCAATTTATCCAGGTGGAGGCGCATCCTTATTTTACCCAGAAGGAACTTAGGAAAATTCTCGATAAGTATGACATCAAGCTTATGAGCTGGTATCCCTTGGGTCACGGGGACAAGAGCCTTATAAATGAACCGGTATTTGCCGAGCTTGGAAAGAAGTACGGAAAATCTCCCGCACAGATCATTCTCCGCTGGCATACCCAGATGGGATTTGTGGTGATCCCCGGCAGTAAGAACGTGGACCATATCAAAGATAATCTCAACATTCTCGATTTTAAGCTGACGGACGAAGAGATGGCTAAGATTGCAGAGCTTGATAAGAATGAGAGATATTATCACAGGACAGATGAGCAGCTTAAACAGTTCGCAGGCTGGAGACCTGATTTTGAAAAGGGCTGA
- a CDS encoding DNA-3-methyladenine glycosylase I — translation MDSECRLWAIKDPLLTEYHDHEWCHISHDDRYIFEMLCLEGQSVGLSWRTIINKREAYKKTFYNFEIDKCASMTDEYLNKQLENPDLIRNKNKIYSVRKNALAVQKLIKIHGSLDAFVWSYTDGKQIVGNWEKSSDIPTVTEISTKMSKDFKKAGMSFVGPVITYSFMQSIGMVNDHLSDCDYRDLNKK, via the coding sequence ATGGATAGTGAATGCAGACTATGGGCTATAAAAGATCCGCTTTTAACAGAATATCATGATCATGAGTGGTGTCATATTTCCCATGATGACAGATATATATTTGAAATGCTTTGTTTAGAGGGGCAGAGCGTAGGACTGTCATGGAGAACGATCATAAACAAAAGAGAGGCATACAAAAAGACCTTCTATAACTTTGAAATTGATAAATGCGCATCTATGACAGATGAATATTTGAATAAGCAATTAGAAAATCCGGATCTTATAAGAAATAAAAATAAAATATACAGTGTCAGGAAAAATGCATTAGCAGTACAGAAACTGATCAAAATTCATGGATCCCTCGATGCTTTTGTATGGTCGTATACTGATGGAAAGCAGATAGTCGGAAACTGGGAAAAAAGTTCTGATATTCCTACAGTGACAGAAATATCCACAAAAATGAGCAAAGACTTTAAGAAAGCAGGTATGTCATTTGTCGGTCCGGTGATCACATATTCTTTTATGCAGTCAATTGGTATGGTAAATGATCATCTTTCAGATTGTGATTATAGAGATTTAAACAAAAAATAG